One genomic window of Saccopteryx bilineata isolate mSacBil1 chromosome 4, mSacBil1_pri_phased_curated, whole genome shotgun sequence includes the following:
- the TLCD3B gene encoding ceramide synthase isoform X1 yields MLTPLVAGGVVFPGLFLLSKNTLQRLPQLRWEEADAVIVSARLVSSVQAVMASTAGYIVSTSCKHVIDDQHWLSSAYTQFAVPYFIYDIYAMFLCHWHKHQVKGHGGDEGGARAPGSTWAVARGYLHKEFLMVLHHAVMVLVCFPLSVVWRQGKGDFFLGCLLMAEVSTPFVCLGKILIQYKQQHTLLHKVNGALMLLSFLCCRVLLFPYLYWAYGRHAGLPLLAVPLALPAHVNLGAALLLAPQLYWFFLICRGACRLFRPRSSPPPSPCQPQD; encoded by the exons aTGCTGACCCCGCTGGTGGCTGGGGGGGTGGTGTTCCCCGgactcttcctcctctccaagAACACGCTCCAGCGGCTGCCCCAGCTGCGCTGGGAGGAGGCCGACGCGGTCATTGTCTCTGCCAG GCTCGTGTCCTCTGTCCAAGCTGTCATGGCCTCCACAGCTGGCTACATCGTCTCCACCTCCTGCAAGCACGTCATTGATGACCA ACACTGGCTTTCCTCTGCCTACACGCAGTTTGCAGTGCCCTACTTCATCTACGACATCTACGCCATGTTTCTCTGTCACTGGCATAAGCACCAGGTCAAGGGGCACGGAGGGGATGAAGGCGGGGCCCGGGCCCCAGGCAGCACCTGGGCTGTGGCCCGTGGCTACCTGCACAAGGAGTTCCTCATGGTGCTCCACCACGCCGTCATGGTGCTTGTGTGCTTCCCGCTGTCGGTG GTGTGGCGTCAGGGCAAGGGAGATTTCTTTCTAGGCTGCCTGCTGATGGCAGAGGTCAGCACACCCTTCGTCTGCCTTGGCAAGATCCTTATCCAG TACAAGCAGCAGCACACGCTGCTGCACAAGGTGAACGGGGCCCTGATGCTGCTCAGCTTCCTCTGCTGCCGGGTGCTGCTCTTCCCCTACCTGTACTGGGCCTACGGGCGGCACGCGGGCCTGCCGCTGCTCGCCGTGCCCCTCGCCCTCCCGGCCCACGTCAACCTGGGCGCCGCGCTGCTGCTTGCCCCCCAGCTCTACTGGTTCTTCCTCATCTGCCGCGGGGCCTGCCGCCTCTTCCGGCCCCGGAGCTCCCCGCCACCCTCTCCCTGTCAGCCCCAGGACTGA
- the TLCD3B gene encoding ceramide synthase isoform X2 gives MASTAGYIVSTSCKHVIDDQHWLSSAYTQFAVPYFIYDIYAMFLCHWHKHQVKGHGGDEGGARAPGSTWAVARGYLHKEFLMVLHHAVMVLVCFPLSVVWRQGKGDFFLGCLLMAEVSTPFVCLGKILIQYKQQHTLLHKVNGALMLLSFLCCRVLLFPYLYWAYGRHAGLPLLAVPLALPAHVNLGAALLLAPQLYWFFLICRGACRLFRPRSSPPPSPCQPQD, from the exons ATGGCCTCCACAGCTGGCTACATCGTCTCCACCTCCTGCAAGCACGTCATTGATGACCA ACACTGGCTTTCCTCTGCCTACACGCAGTTTGCAGTGCCCTACTTCATCTACGACATCTACGCCATGTTTCTCTGTCACTGGCATAAGCACCAGGTCAAGGGGCACGGAGGGGATGAAGGCGGGGCCCGGGCCCCAGGCAGCACCTGGGCTGTGGCCCGTGGCTACCTGCACAAGGAGTTCCTCATGGTGCTCCACCACGCCGTCATGGTGCTTGTGTGCTTCCCGCTGTCGGTG GTGTGGCGTCAGGGCAAGGGAGATTTCTTTCTAGGCTGCCTGCTGATGGCAGAGGTCAGCACACCCTTCGTCTGCCTTGGCAAGATCCTTATCCAG TACAAGCAGCAGCACACGCTGCTGCACAAGGTGAACGGGGCCCTGATGCTGCTCAGCTTCCTCTGCTGCCGGGTGCTGCTCTTCCCCTACCTGTACTGGGCCTACGGGCGGCACGCGGGCCTGCCGCTGCTCGCCGTGCCCCTCGCCCTCCCGGCCCACGTCAACCTGGGCGCCGCGCTGCTGCTTGCCCCCCAGCTCTACTGGTTCTTCCTCATCTGCCGCGGGGCCTGCCGCCTCTTCCGGCCCCGGAGCTCCCCGCCACCCTCTCCCTGTCAGCCCCAGGACTGA
- the C4H16orf92 gene encoding fertilization-influencing membrane protein, with protein MNVWQWARVWVWLVGLGAIETAPRPESAKTLDLGAESLPFIDRPDFFDYPDSDQARFLALAQFIGEKPVTFNSESKSRLFYRILLGALIVAFFFLLLQFCAHV; from the exons ATGAATGTGTGGCAGTGGGCAAGGGTGTGGGTGTGGCTGGTGGGGCTGGGGGCCATAGAAACAG CACCCCGCCCAGAGAGTGCCAAGACCTTGGACCTGGGAGCAGAGTCTCTGCCCTTCATAGATAGACCTGACTTCTTTGATTATCCGGACTCTGACCAAGCGaggttcctggccctggcccagtTCATTGGAGAGAAACCTGTCACCTTTAACTCAG AATCCAAGTCCAGGCTCTTCTACCGCATCCTGCTGGGCGCTCTGATAGtggccttcttcttcctcctcctccagttCTGCGCGCACGTGTGA
- the DOC2A gene encoding double C2-like domain-containing protein alpha codes for MRGRRGDRMTINIQEHMAINVCPGPIRPIRQISDYFPRRAPGPEGGHGGFGEAPARLAPLALGPPAALRGATTPEDGAEVDSYDSDDATALGMLEFDLLYDQASCTLHCSILRAKGLKPMDFNGLADPYVKLHLLPGACKANKLKTKTQRNTLNPVWNEDLTYSGITSDDISHKVLRISVCDEDKLSHNEFIGEIRVPLRRLKPSQKKHFNICLERQVPLASPSSMSAALRGISCYLKELEQVEQGPGLLEERGRILLSLSYSSPRRGLLVGIVRCAHLAAMDVNGFSDPYVKTYLRPDVDKKSKHKTCVKKKTLNPEFNEEFFYEMDLSALATKTLEVTVWDYDIGKSNDFIGGVSLGPGARGEAWKHWTDCLQQPDSTLERWHTLTSELPAAAGALPSA; via the exons ATGAGGGGCCGCAGGGGTGACCGCATGACCATCAACATCCAGGAGCACATGGCCATCAACGTGTGCCCCGGGCCCATCCGGCCCATCCGCCAAATCTCTGACTACTTCCCCCGCCGGGCACCAGGACCTGAAGGGGGCCATGGGGGCTTTGGGGAGGCCCCTGCTCGGCTGGCTCCCCTGGCCCTGGGCCCTCCTGCAGCCCTCCGTGGGGCCACCACGCCTGAGGATGGAGCTGAGGTGGACAGCTATGACTCAGATGATGCCA cCGCCCTGGGCATGCTGGAGTTTGACCTTCTCTACGACCAGGCCTCCTGCACTCTGCACTGCAGTATCCTCAGGGCTAAG GGCCTCAAGCCCATGGATTTCAATGGCCTGGCTGACCCCTATGTCAAGCTGCACCTGCTGCCTGGAGCCTGCAAG GCCAATAAGCTGAAAACTAAGACGCAGAGGAACACTCTGAATCCCGTGTGGAACGAGGACCTGACATACAGTGGAATCACGAGTGACGACATCAGCCACAAAGTGCTCAG GATCTCCGTGTGCGACGAGGACAAGCTGAGCCACAACGAGTTCATCGGAGAGATCCGCGTACCCCTCCGCCGCCTCAAGCCTTCACAGAAGAAGCACTTTAATATCTGCCTCGAGCGCCAAGTCCCG CTGGCTTCACCCTCTTCCATGTCGGCAGCACTGAGGGGCATCTCCTGTTACCTGAAGGAG CTAGAGCAGGTGGAGCAGGGGCCAGGGCTGCTGGAGGAGCGAGGGCGCATCCTGCTGAGCCTCAGCTACAGCTCACCGCGCCGGGGGCTGCTGGTGGGAATCGTCCGCTGTGCCCACCTGGCTGCCATGGACGTCAACGGCTTCTCTGACCCCTACGTCAAGAC GTACCTGAGGCCAGACGTGGATAAGAAGTCCAAACATAAAACATGTGTGAAGAAGAAGACTCTCAACCCAGAATTTAATGAG GAGTTTTTCTATGAGATGGATCTCTCAGCTCTGGCCACCAAGACTCTGGAAGTCACAGTCTGGGACTATGACATTGGCAAATCCAACGACTTCATTG GTGGTGTGTCCCTAGGGCCGGGCGCCCGGGGAGAGGCCTGGAAGCACTGGACTGACTGTCTGCAGCAGCCAGACTCGACCCTAGAGCGCTGGCACACCCTGACCAGCGAGCTGCCCGCCGCCGCCGGGGCTCTGCCCTCAGCCTGA